The Paenibacillus polymyxa M1 DNA segment GAAATTCCCAAATGCGGGAGGGGTATCGCATTTTGTGACGTTGGCCTTTTCCCCACGTGCTGGTGCTTATATCGGGTGGTTTTTTCTCATGTCGGTTCCAATTGGGGCCCCTGTTGCCGCACTTACCGGAGCCGGCTATATGACCGCAGCTATGGGCTGGGGAGAGGAAAGCCGCATAATGTTGGCCGCTGCCATGCTGGCGGTGGGCCTGGTTATCAACTGGATTGGTATGAAGGTTGCCGGACGTATTCAGATTGCCGTCGTTATAGCCATCGTTGCCGTCCTGATATTCGCTATCGCCGCAGCACTCCCTCAGATGAAAACTGTTCACTTCACGCCGTTTGTTCCACATGGCTGGCTTTCTGTCGGCCAAGCAGCTGCGATTCTGTTCTGGTGCTTTATCGGCTGGGAGGCTGTGTCCCATATGTCAGAGGAATTTACCAATCCCGAGCGGTCTGCCGTTAGAGGTGTGACCATTGCAGCCGTCATTGTGGGTTTGCTTTATTTCCTTACTGCGCTTGCTACGGTAGGCACACAAAGTTACCTTGCAGGGGGTTCGGATGCTTCGCTCATATGGGTGATTAGTCGGGCTATCGGGCCATGGGGTGCGATCATTGCGGGCTTGACGGGGATCTTTATTTGCACCGCTACTATTATTGCTTACGTGGGTGCCGCTTCACGAGTCGCTTATGCTTTATCTCGACAAGGACAGGCCTTTCGCTGGATGGGCGTGTTATCCCAACGCTTCCATACCCCCATCGGGGGCATTGCTTTTCTTAGCGTCTGCTTCGTGATCATTATGGTGTTGTACAGTAGCGGTGCTGTTTCACTCACCAACCTGATCCAATTGCCGAACGCTACCTTCATTCTGACCTATCTAGGGGGTTGTGCAGCAGGAATCAAGCTCCTACGTGGGAGTCGTTGGGGAGTTTCCATTAGTTGGATTTCCTTCATTTCCACGGCAGTTGTTTTCCCCTTTGTCGGGTGGGCCATGCTTTACCCTTGCCTGATCACCGTTGTCTTGTGGATCACAGATCGAATTCGGCATAAACGGACTTTCACTCATCCGAATTCTGCCGTTACTGAACAAGAAAAGGCTACTGTCCGTCATGGATAGTAGCCGCTCAAGGTCCTTACTCTAATTTTTCACCGGAGTAGGGGCCTTGTCCTTTTTAGCGATTTTCAAATACTGGTGAAGCTCATGTGTAAGCTGCAATAATGCTGAACGAATCTCAAATTCCTCCCGAGTTGCGGGAAGCTCCATGGCTTTAAATTCTTCACGAACCTGCTCCAACAGCTTCTCGGTCTGTCCTGTATAATGTCCAGCCAAAACGTCGTTGCTAAGCTGGTCGAACAGCTCGGCTAGAAGCTTGGCCTGCGGCATGTGCTGATACATTTGTGCGATCAACTGCATCATGTTTTGAATCGAATCCAGCTGTTCTTTGCGCATATAAAAATACACATTCCAGCCTTCTTGGGGACGAAGCATTTGATTTTCCAATGAACGACCCGCCTCAGTGACCCCTTTGGTGATCACGCTGTCCGCTTCAATAACTTCCTTGCCATCCCATATGTATGCCGGACTACGCAGCGTGTTGGCCATATTTCTGAATATAACAGAAAATGTCCGATCCACCTCCTGCCGGATTTGTTGCATTGTATTATCAGAACGCGGCATATAAGCTAGATTGACAACCATCGCAGAACCCAGCCCAATCACCAGCAGAGCCAGCTGGGTCAGCAGTACCTCCATATCAATCACACCGCCGCTGAATACTCGGAAAACCACGACCGAACCCGTGACAATGCCTTCCTTAAAGCCCACCCGTACAATGACCGGAAACGCCGTTAAAATATATAATGCAAGCACCCAATCATGGAATCCGAATACCACAAACAAAACACAAGCAAAAAGAAGTCCCACGACGGATGCAAAAAATCTCGCCGAAATGGTGCGGAGACTTCTCTTGCGTGTGACATCCACCCCCAAAATTGCTAAAAGCCCTGCCGAGGTGGCTCCGTGAATGCCTACTCCCTCCGCAATAAGTACGGCCATTAATGCGGCAATAGCCGTTTTAATCGTACGAAAGCCCATGAAAAAATTCTGTCCCCTCTAGATGAAATCTGTTTTCTCATTTTCATAAATATTAAGTATTTCATTTTCATGGTACTTTATTTTCACGTTTTGCACAAATATTCAGAAATTTAATAATTACCGATGAGGGCGACCTGAAAGCAAGCGGTGCTCCACATACACAACTGCCTGGTACATCAATGTAGCTACGACAGCAATGATCAACAGACTGGACATGACCAGTGTGAAATTGAACACCTGAAAACCATAAATGATCAAATAACCTAAGCCATTTTTAGCAACCAAAAATTCACCAACAATCACGCCAACCCATGCCATGCCGACATTCACTTTCAGCGTAGAGACAATTGCGGGAAAGGAGGCAGGCAAAATCACCTTTTGAAACGTATCCCGGCGTGTTCCTCCAAACGTGCGAACCACTTTGACCAAATTGGGATCGACTTCCTGAAAACTGTTGTATACCACAAGGGTCGTAATGATAACCGTAATGGAGAGGGTTGTCATCAGAATCGCGGTAAAACCCGCCCCAAACATGACGATAAATATTGGCCCTAGCGCTACCTTGGGCATACTGTTAAACACAACCATATATGGATCAAGTACCCTTGATAAAAACGGCGACCACCAAATAAGTACCGCGAGCAATGTGCCGAGCAGAGTACCGAGCAAAAAACCTGCCATCGTTTCTCCAACAGTGACACCTACATGTCCCCATAATTCCCCGCTGACCGCATCCTTGCCAATCTGAGTGAAAATTTTGCTAGGATAGCTAAACAACAATACATCAATCCACTTCAAACGACCTGCAATTTCCCACAATACAAATAAAAGCAGCAAAATAGCTATCTGCACACCTGTTACTAACCACTGTTGCATACGCCTGTTACGCAAATACGTCTGATGCAGTCCTTGAATCCAACGTTGCTCAGGCTGATCAGCTTCGTTCTTCATACGTTAACTCACTCCTTTGCTCCCGAAGCCTCCAGTTCCCGCCATATTTCATGAAATAGCTCATTAAAGCCCGGCTGTTCGCGCGCATAAAAAGGCTGCGCTTCCCGAATGGAATCCGGAATCTCGAAAGTACGCCGGATATGACCAGGATTTCGCCCCATCACTATAACCCGATCACTGACTGCAATGGCCTCGGCCAAATCGTGCGTGACTAAAATCGCCGTTTTCTTTCGTTCGCGCAAGGTTTGCACAACGAGGTCCTCCAGCTGCAGCTTAGTTTGATAATCCAGCGCGGAGAACGGCTCATCCAGCAGCAGCAATCCCGGATTCGTCGCCAGCGTCCGTACCAGCGCCACACGCTGGCGCATTCCTCCAGACAACTGGGATGGATGCAAATGCTCCTTTCCTCCCAAACCCATACCTTCCAGCAATAATCGCGTCCGCTCACGCGCAGCTTCATCTACTCTGTTGCTTAGTTCCAGACCTAACAATGCGTTATCCATGATCGTCCGCCACGGGAAAAGATAATCCTGCTGCAACATGTAACCGACCTCAGGACTCGGGCCACTTACCGGCTGACCTTGCAACATAACTTGACCTGCCGCTGGACGCAGCAGCCCGGCGATCATAGACAGGATCGTCGTTTTGCCGCAGCCGCTTGGACCGACTAAACTGACAAATTCCCCTGTATTTACGGAAAAATCGATATTCTCAACCGCCAATGAAGCTTCCCGATCTGTTACGTATACATGGGTCACTTGCTCCATTCTCACCATCGGGATCGTCACATCCGCAGTGAGACCACTCTGTTCCTCCGTCATGGTGAACCTCCTGCATCCACAGCTGTATCCGTAGCTTCGGTTGTGCTCTTTTTCACATCTGTTTCAGTATTCCCGATAGAGTTAGAGGAGATCGCCTGTTTTGCAAAACTTGGGTTTACCAGCTTATCTAGTGCAACCGGGCTTTTCAGCTCACCTGCCGAAGCCATGACATCCTGTAAATTATTCCATTCATTTTCCTCAATCATCGGGTTCATTGCATAGGTACCCTGTTCCTTATAGCGCTTGATACTACTCGTCAAAACAGCTAATTCTGTATCCTTAAAATAAGGTGTAATAGCTTCGGCGATCTGTTCAGGTGAATGCGCAGCAATCCACTGCTGTGCCCGATATATGGCATTTGTAAATTTCTGAGCGGCTTCGCTATTGGTGTTTAGATAGCTTTGCTTCGCCATATATACCGTATACGGCAACTCGCCACTCTCTACGCCGATAGAGGCAACTACCCGACCTCGACCTTCCTTTTCAAAAATAGACGCCTGTGGCTCAAACAGCTGCACATAATCCCCTGTACCCGAACCAAAAGCAGAGGCGACATTGGCAAAATCAATATTTTGAATCAGCTTCAGATCCTTATGAGGATCAATGCCGTGTTTGCGAAGCGTAAATTCAAGTGACATTTGTGGCATTCCGCCCTTGCGTTGTCCCAAAAAACTTTGTTGTTTCAGCTTTTCCCAGTCAAAGCTATCCTTTGTTTGCCGAGCAAACAAAAAGGTTCCGTCCTTCTGTGTCAGCTGAGCAAAATTAATGATAGGGTCCTCTGATCCTTGCTGATACACATAAATAGATGTTTCCGCGCCGATCAGTGCGATATCTGCCTGATTGGACAACAACGCCGTCATCGCCTTGTCTCCGCCAGGGATCGTAGCCAGTTGGACATCCAGTCCCTCCTGAGCAAACATCCCCTGGCTCAAGGCTACATACTGCGGCGCATAAAAGACCGTACGGGCTACCTCGCCAAGTCTGATCTCAATCGTCTGCCCCCCCTTGGGGGCACACCCACTGAGCAACAGTAATCCGAGTAGTGCCGCAGCCACCACTGCTTTGCAACGAGCGCCGTATTTCATCCTTGTTCCCTCCCCACCTTTACATCGTTGACTTCATATATTGTTATGCGGCTGACATTATAATGGTTAACTGTATACAAAAACCCCGCATTTGCCTATGAATGCGAGGTTTTTGTGTGCGATTGTATAAGAACTCTAAATCAGAGCTTGTATATGGATGTATATTTATCTTCCAGATAGTCGGCGAGATAATCAGGATTCAGATCCTCACCCGTAATGGCTACAATCAACTCAGACGGCGTCCGGCTCTTGCCGTAACGGTAAATCCGTTCAGTCAGCCATTGCTTGATCGGCTCCAGCTCACCAGCAGCAATCAGCTCATCCAGGTTCGGCAGCTCCTTACGCAGAGTCGCCAAAATTTGGGCTGCATACATATTGCCAAGTGAGTAAGAAGCAAAATAGCCAAAATCACCACCGGACCAGTGAACGTCTTGAAGTACGCCCAGCCCGTCGTTCGGGGGTAGAAGCCCCAGGTATTCTTTATATTTTGCATTCCACACTTCGGGGAGACGCTTTACATCCAGCTTTTCATTAAACAGCATTTTCTCAATTTCATAGCGGACAATGATATGTAAATTATATGTCAGCTCATCCGCTTCAATACGAATCAATGAATTTTCCACGCGATTGACTGCCCGGTAAAATTGCTCTGCCGTGACCTTCGCCAAACGATCAGGAAAATGCTTTTGCAGATCATCGTAATACCGATCCCAGAAAGCACGACTGCGTCCGATTTTATTTTCCCACAAGCGGGACTGGGATTCATGAATCCCCATAGAGGTTCCTCCGGACAGTAGTGATCCTGCCAGCTCAGGAGCAATGTTTTGTTCGTACAGTGCATGGCCTCCTTCATGCAGTGAGCTGAAAATAGCACTGGTTACATCATCTTGCAAATAGTGTGTTGTTATACGCACATCACCTGGATTTAATCCTGTCGCAAAAGGATGCACACTCTCATCCAAACGACCTGCATCAAAGTCATAACCCATCTGCCCTAAAATGAACAGACTGAACTTTTCCTGCTGCTTCACATCAAATACACCGTCTAAAAAGCTCTTATCCGGCTGGTTGGGTGAAGTCTGAATTTTAGACAGAAGGGGTACAAGGCGCTTTTTGAGTCGATCAAAGACAGCATCCAGCTTTTCAACCGTCATCCCTGGCTCATATTGATCCAAAAGTGTGTCGTACTCTGTATCCTTAACACCCCAGTAGCCGATAAACTCACGCTTCATGTCTACGATTTTAGACAAGTACGGTTCGAATCCGGCAAAGTCGCTATGTTCCTTTGCTTCCTCCCACTTGCTTTCTGCCTGAGCCGCTAAAATGCTATACTCCCGGTAGCGGTCTGTTGGGACTGAACGATTCAAGTCATAATTTTTGCGACATTCCTCTACCAATCTGCGATCATTGTCCTCCAGTTGCTCCAGCTTGTCTTTTGCGGCAAAAAATTGCAGCAACTGCCCCATTTCATCTGAGATCATCAGCTTGAACATTTCCGTGGACAGCATCCCCAACGTCTCGGACCGAATGTCAACTCCCTTGCGTGGAGCTCCTGTCCGTAAATCCCAGTGCAGCAAGCCGACTGCTTCGCCATAACCGCTGATTTTGTGTGAGATTTCCTTTAAAGCCGTCCATTGATCCAACGTCTGTTGCTCCATAATTAGGGTCACCTCTTTAACTTAAAATGGTTAAAACTTTACAACTACCTATACTTGATGATACTTATATTAAAAAGTATAATCAACACACAACATGTACGACCAACTCCTAATATCTGGATCAACGTTGGGCAGTACATATTGCACTTTATTAGAATCTGGAGGGAACTATCGTGGATCACATCCAAGAAATTTTAGAGTACAATCGTGTTTTCGTAGAAAACAAAGAATACGAGGCCTATAGAACGGGCAAGTTCCCTAACAAAAAAATGGTCATCATAACCTGTATGGATACGCGGCTAACGGAATTGCTCCCCAAAGCCATGAACCTGCGTAACGGGGATGTCAAAATTATTAAAAATGCGGGTGCCATTATTTCACAGCCTTTTGGAAGTGTAATGCGCAGTGTGCTAGTCGCTCTATATGAGCTGGGAGCAGACGAAGTACTCGTTGTAGGTCATTATGAATGCGGTATGGCTGCATTGAATGCTGATCATATGGTTAATGAGATGCTGGAACGTGGAATTTCGCAGGAAGTGCTAAGTACATTAGAAAATTCAGGTATTAAGTTAAATAAATGGTTGAAGGGTTTTGACAACATTGAAGAAGGGGTACAGACTACAGTGAAGCTTATTAAAAACCACCCCCTTCTCCCTCCCAATACGCCCGTTCATGGTATGGTAATACATCCGGATACAGGCGCGTTAACCCTTGTTGTTGACGGGAATAACCAATAAACAGAATCCTTATCCTCAAAAGTTATCAGGGTAGTTCAGGCGCGTATATACGTGCTTAAACTACCCTGTTTCTATGAAAAAAAGCACATATACATACCGAATGACCCCAGCCAATTTTGGCTAACCTGTGAACGACTGGTGTGAAAGTTGTCAAACCATACAGTTTCAGTGTACACTTTTTATGGAGCCGCAGATTACCTGCCGCAGAGCTGTTACAACCGTTACTTTGATGGATGAAGGAGATAAGATATATGAATTTACTATCGTATGGTCTGTTGGGACTTCTCGCCAGAGAGGAATCCTCCGGCTATGATCTGATGCTGCGTATTCAGCCTTTTTGGCAGGCCAAGCACAGCCAGATCTATCCGCTACTGGCCCGTATGGAGAGCAAGGAACTGCTAGCCTCCCGATGGATTCAGCAGTCCGACAAGCCTGATAAAAAGATGTATACCATTACGGACAAGGGAATCCATATGCTTCAGCAATGGTCTCAGGAAACGTTAGCTGCTCCGGTTACACGGGATGAATTAAGCCTTCGACTATTCTGTCTCTGGTTGACGGACAAAACTAGCGCCAATCGTATGCTAGAGGAACGCAAACGTTATTTTATTCAGAAAATCCGTCATCTAGAGGATATACTGAACGACATTCCCGCAGAAAATTTACACTTTGGCAGTAAGAATTTCGGTGACTATATTCTAGTACAAAAAGGGCTTATGAATGCCAAAGCAGGCCTGGAATGGTGCCAAATGGTGCTGCGCATGCTGCTTGCCGGTGATGTCAGAGCGGACACTAATCCGTTTTTACTTAAACCCTAAAGCAAAATGCTTTTATCAATCCATGCATGGGATTTATGTACGTTATCGTTTAATTTTTTAAAATTTAAAATTCTTTGAAACCCTTTTCCATACTATATCGTATTACGGGTAAGCGGTTGTTTGACCTATAACACAAATTACTAGGGGGATTATATTTACATGAAAAAGACATTCAC contains these protein-coding regions:
- a CDS encoding beta-class carbonic anhydrase, which produces MDHIQEILEYNRVFVENKEYEAYRTGKFPNKKMVIITCMDTRLTELLPKAMNLRNGDVKIIKNAGAIISQPFGSVMRSVLVALYELGADEVLVVGHYECGMAALNADHMVNEMLERGISQEVLSTLENSGIKLNKWLKGFDNIEEGVQTTVKLIKNHPLLPPNTPVHGMVIHPDTGALTLVVDGNNQ
- a CDS encoding PadR family transcriptional regulator — protein: MNLLSYGLLGLLAREESSGYDLMLRIQPFWQAKHSQIYPLLARMESKELLASRWIQQSDKPDKKMYTITDKGIHMLQQWSQETLAAPVTRDELSLRLFCLWLTDKTSANRMLEERKRYFIQKIRHLEDILNDIPAENLHFGSKNFGDYILVQKGLMNAKAGLEWCQMVLRMLLAGDVRADTNPFLLKP
- a CDS encoding amino acid permease, with the translated sequence MTNENKLQSTIGLPQAIALYIGAVLGSGVLIVPGLAAQMAGPASLLAWGFMTLLILPMALSMGLLSAKFPNAGGVSHFVTLAFSPRAGAYIGWFFLMSVPIGAPVAALTGAGYMTAAMGWGEESRIMLAAAMLAVGLVINWIGMKVAGRIQIAVVIAIVAVLIFAIAAALPQMKTVHFTPFVPHGWLSVGQAAAILFWCFIGWEAVSHMSEEFTNPERSAVRGVTIAAVIVGLLYFLTALATVGTQSYLAGGSDASLIWVISRAIGPWGAIIAGLTGIFICTATIIAYVGAASRVAYALSRQGQAFRWMGVLSQRFHTPIGGIAFLSVCFVIIMVLYSSGAVSLTNLIQLPNATFILTYLGGCAAGIKLLRGSRWGVSISWISFISTAVVFPFVGWAMLYPCLITVVLWITDRIRHKRTFTHPNSAVTEQEKATVRHG
- a CDS encoding ABC transporter permease, which gives rise to MKNEADQPEQRWIQGLHQTYLRNRRMQQWLVTGVQIAILLLLFVLWEIAGRLKWIDVLLFSYPSKIFTQIGKDAVSGELWGHVGVTVGETMAGFLLGTLLGTLLAVLIWWSPFLSRVLDPYMVVFNSMPKVALGPIFIVMFGAGFTAILMTTLSITVIITTLVVYNSFQEVDPNLVKVVRTFGGTRRDTFQKVILPASFPAIVSTLKVNVGMAWVGVIVGEFLVAKNGLGYLIIYGFQVFNFTLVMSSLLIIAVVATLMYQAVVYVEHRLLSGRPHR
- a CDS encoding ABC transporter substrate-binding protein, translating into MKYGARCKAVVAAALLGLLLLSGCAPKGGQTIEIRLGEVARTVFYAPQYVALSQGMFAQEGLDVQLATIPGGDKAMTALLSNQADIALIGAETSIYVYQQGSEDPIINFAQLTQKDGTFLFARQTKDSFDWEKLKQQSFLGQRKGGMPQMSLEFTLRKHGIDPHKDLKLIQNIDFANVASAFGSGTGDYVQLFEPQASIFEKEGRGRVVASIGVESGELPYTVYMAKQSYLNTNSEAAQKFTNAIYRAQQWIAAHSPEQIAEAITPYFKDTELAVLTSSIKRYKEQGTYAMNPMIEENEWNNLQDVMASAGELKSPVALDKLVNPSFAKQAISSNSIGNTETDVKKSTTEATDTAVDAGGSP
- a CDS encoding carboxypeptidase M32, coding for MEQQTLDQWTALKEISHKISGYGEAVGLLHWDLRTGAPRKGVDIRSETLGMLSTEMFKLMISDEMGQLLQFFAAKDKLEQLEDNDRRLVEECRKNYDLNRSVPTDRYREYSILAAQAESKWEEAKEHSDFAGFEPYLSKIVDMKREFIGYWGVKDTEYDTLLDQYEPGMTVEKLDAVFDRLKKRLVPLLSKIQTSPNQPDKSFLDGVFDVKQQEKFSLFILGQMGYDFDAGRLDESVHPFATGLNPGDVRITTHYLQDDVTSAIFSSLHEGGHALYEQNIAPELAGSLLSGGTSMGIHESQSRLWENKIGRSRAFWDRYYDDLQKHFPDRLAKVTAEQFYRAVNRVENSLIRIEADELTYNLHIIVRYEIEKMLFNEKLDVKRLPEVWNAKYKEYLGLLPPNDGLGVLQDVHWSGGDFGYFASYSLGNMYAAQILATLRKELPNLDELIAAGELEPIKQWLTERIYRYGKSRTPSELIVAITGEDLNPDYLADYLEDKYTSIYKL
- a CDS encoding aromatic acid exporter family protein, which codes for MGFRTIKTAIAALMAVLIAEGVGIHGATSAGLLAILGVDVTRKRSLRTISARFFASVVGLLFACVLFVVFGFHDWVLALYILTAFPVIVRVGFKEGIVTGSVVVFRVFSGGVIDMEVLLTQLALLVIGLGSAMVVNLAYMPRSDNTMQQIRQEVDRTFSVIFRNMANTLRSPAYIWDGKEVIEADSVITKGVTEAGRSLENQMLRPQEGWNVYFYMRKEQLDSIQNMMQLIAQMYQHMPQAKLLAELFDQLSNDVLAGHYTGQTEKLLEQVREEFKAMELPATREEFEIRSALLQLTHELHQYLKIAKKDKAPTPVKN
- a CDS encoding ABC transporter ATP-binding protein, with translation MTEEQSGLTADVTIPMVRMEQVTHVYVTDREASLAVENIDFSVNTGEFVSLVGPSGCGKTTILSMIAGLLRPAAGQVMLQGQPVSGPSPEVGYMLQQDYLFPWRTIMDNALLGLELSNRVDEAARERTRLLLEGMGLGGKEHLHPSQLSGGMRQRVALVRTLATNPGLLLLDEPFSALDYQTKLQLEDLVVQTLRERKKTAILVTHDLAEAIAVSDRVIVMGRNPGHIRRTFEIPDSIREAQPFYAREQPGFNELFHEIWRELEASGAKE